The sequence below is a genomic window from Pleurocapsa sp. PCC 7327.
GTGCAACTCCCGATCTAACGGCGTTATTACTATTTTTAATCGCACAATCGGGGTCTTTGAGTCCGTTTCCCGTGAGGACGCATACTACAGTAGCATGACTAGGCACGCGATCGCGCACTTTCAACAAACCCGCCACCGAAGCAGCCGAAGCGGGTTCGCAGAAAACGCCTTCATGAGATGCTAGGATGCGATAGGCTTCTAGTATTTCTGCATCCGTAACGGCATTGAATTCGCCTTGACTTGCCTCCTTAGCTGCCAACGCTTTCTCCCAGTTAGCCGGATTGCCGATACGAATGGCAGTCGCGATCGTTTCTGGATGGGGAATCGGTTGTCCGCTAATGAAAGGTGCCGCACCCGCTGCTTGAAATCCCATCATTTTCGGCAGGCGATCGCATTTTTCCTGTTGGCGATACTGACAAAATCCCATCCAATAGGCGCTAATATTCCCTGCATTGCCTACTGGAATACACAGCCAATCGGGGGCATTACCCAACACGTCAACAATTTCAAACGCTGCCGTTTTCTGCCCTTCCAAGCGATAGGGATTGACCGAATTAACTAGCGTAATCGGATAATTATCCGACAATTCCCGAACGATCTTTAACGCTTGGTCAAAATTCCCCTCAATAGCAATAACTTCAGCTCCATAAACCAAAGCTTGAGCCAATTTTCCCATTGCCACGTACCCGTCGGGAATCAAGACAAACGCTCGCATCCCCGCGCGGCGTGCATAAGCGGCGGCAGCAGCAGAGGTATTGCCCGTACTGGCGCAAATAACGGCTTTTGCCCCGGCTTCCTTGGCTTTAGAAATCGCCATCGTCATGCCCCTATCTTTAAAACTCCCCGTAGGATTTAAGCCGTCGTATTTGACGAAAACCCTAACCCCGCGACTGATGAGTTGAGAGATATAGGGAACGGGAATTAAAGGCGTGTTTCCTTCAAGCAAGGTCACTACTGGAGTTGCCGCGCTAACGGGGAGATAGGGGCGATAGGCTTCGATTAACCCCTGCCAGCCGAAAGTCGTTTTCTGAAGTCTGAATTCTGAAATACTCTCGTCCGTTGATTTTTGAGGTGTCAGAGGTTTAATTTCCATAAATATTCTTGCGTTCAGACTCCAGATAGCGTTATGTAAGTGTATGACAGCTTACTAAAGATCCAGTCCCCTATTTTACAAAAAGATTACGAAATTTGTAATGGAACACTTACCAACTTAGAAAGTCAAAGTTATCGACAACCCAGGACAGCGAACTGAAATCAAAAGAGCGATCGATCGCATCTAGCAAGATCTGCAAAAGGAGCGATTGTTTGTAAAAATTGAGACAGGTCATTGAAATTAGAAATTCCTAGCAAAGATTTGTTAAAATCTCCTTCATCCTTACAGGTTGTCTGAAAAGTATAGAATGTCATGTTGAACGTCGCGATCGCGAAGCAAAATATCTTATAGCAGTTTTCAGTTAGATGAGAAACCAAATTGGTCGATACTCAGAATGACAAAATGAACTTTTCAGATGTCCTCTTATACGATCCTATCGTTATTGCTTGAATACCATGCAAAAATTATTTAACTTCTGCGTCCGCTTGAGCGCGGCAATTTCTTTGCCAACCATTTTATTAACCCTCTCGATTCCTATCCGTCCTGCCGCAGCAGCAAATGAATTTAGCGTCTGCGTTAACGAACTGATCGATCGCGGCGTTCCAGCTCAGCAAGCCGGGGTAGCCTGTTCGGATGCGCTTATTCCCAAAGAATTATCTGAGTGTGTTAGCAAAATTAGAGAGGGAACCCCGATAAAGCCTGAAGAGGCTCTCACAGCTTGTTACAGAGTCAGAAGACCCGTCGATCTGGCTAACTGCGTGGTAGATATTCATGCAGAAGTTTTATCAGCTTCGACCCCTCAAGCTAACAAGTCGGAAACTTCCGCTAAAACCAACAAGAATGAGACTTCCCAAGTAACGACTCCAGAACCTCCCCCCGAAACAGAAGAACCTGGCGGCATCGAACCAACCGAATCGCCAGCCAAGGCAGATACAGAAGAATCTCCTTCTCTGGTGGCGTTAGACTCATGTCGTCGGAGTCTACTACCCGGTCGCCATTCTGAGTGCGTTATTGCTTTAGCTAAGAATGTCCCGAACACTTCACCAGTGACAGCAATGGCAACTTGTCTGTCGGCAGAAGATTTTCCCCGAGAGTTGTTTCCTGCCTTCACTAACAATTAATTTGAGCCAAAAATTTATGTTTGCTCCTCTAATCCTTGTGTACCATCTAAAATAGATAGAATTTTGGCTTTAATTGTTTAAAAGTGAGGGGAGAACGGAATCGTGGCACGAATACCGGAACAATCTCAGAACCCAAACAAACAGATGGAGATCCCAATCTTCTTAGATCCTTCGCTTTTGAGGGCAGCCCAGCGAATCTACCGCAATTATTGCACTTTGCAAAATAAAGTGGACAGGCGACCTTGCGGAGTTGCTATTAACCGCGATACCTATCGAGGTCAACTCATTTTTCGAGAAAATCCAATTTTGCTGCCCAGAGAGTGCTTTATCCCCCTAAAGCAACTTGAAGCCGAGGTTTTTTAAACAACTTTCGACACTTGAGATTAATAATTAGAGTAGTTCAAGGCGATGGACATCATGGTTGTAGCGATCGCGAGTATTTTTGCGTTCGCCTTAGGAGCTTGTATTGGTAGCTTTTTAAATGTAGTCGTTTATCGCATCCCCGCAAACTTATCCCTCATTCATCCCCCTTCCCGCTGTCCCCATTGCTTGCATCGGTTGGGTGCCACAGAAAACATTCCTGTTTTTGGCTGGTTGTGGTTGCGAGGTCGCTGTCGCTGGTGCAGAACGCCAATTTCCATGCGCTATCCTCTGGTTGAAGCAGCAACTGGCTTGTTATTCGTCCTGGTTTATTGGAAATTTGGTCTCAATCTAACTGCCGTTAGCTATTGGACTTTGTTGAGTTGGTTGCTAGCCCTATCGCTGATCGATCTCGATACGATGACCTTGCCAAACGCACTGACGCAATCGGGGTTGGTGGTAGGATTGGGCTTTCATACCCTGCAAGGCTGGCAGGAGGGTCACATCGCTAATTATTTAATGCTGGGGATTGGCAGTGCTGTCTTGGGAATCTGGCTATTTGATGCCATCCGTTTGATTGGATCGATCGCTTATGGACAAACGGCGATGGGAGGAGGCGATCCCAAATTGGCGGCAACGATCGGAGCTTGGTTGGGATGGAAGTATTTATTGGTGACTGGGTTCTTAGCTTGTGCGGCAGGCGCATTAATCGGAGGAGTAGCGATCGCGTTTGGGCGACTCAATCGCAGGCAGCCAATGCCATTTGGTCCGTTTTTGGCGCTGGGAGCCGTCTTGACAGTGTTTTTTGGAAATGAGATCGTATCATCTTATTTGAAAATCTTTTTTCCGCTTGGGAGTTGGTGATATTTGAGATCGCTATATCGGAGAGTATTCTTAGCTTGATACAATAAAACCTGTGTCATGGATCGTCGTAAGAACAACTCAAGCTCGCTGGGAAGCAGAACTAATGCAGCAAATACTGGCAGCTTATGACATTCCAAGTCGAGTCGTAGATATTGGGACTGGAGTTTATTGCGGTCAAGGAAGTCAAGCGGCTTTGCAAGTGCGATCGCAAGACCAGTGGACTGCCCTGCTGCTTTTGAGTTCGCCAGAAGATGAAAATTAGATATTTTATAGCAGATTCTTATGTCCTTATTTGATTGGTTTGCCAACAGACAAAAAGCGGAACCCAGTACCCAACAAAAGCAAGAAAGAGAAATTGCCGATGGATTATGGACGAAGTGCCAAGCTTGCGGGGTGTTAGCCTACACGAAAGACCTAAAGGCAAATCAGCTGGTGTGCAGCGAATGCGGCAACCACATGTTCGTTGACAGCGACGAACGCATCCGCCAGTTAATCGATGCTAATACCTGGAAGCTGCTAGGCGAAAATTTATGCCCGACCGACCCGCTACAATTCCGCGATCGCAAAGCCTACAGCGATCGTCTCAAGGATATGCAAGAGAAAACGGGTCTGCAAGACGCAGTACAAACGGGAACCGGATTAATCGACGGTCTGCCCGTTGCCCTTGGGGTGATGGATTTTCGCTTTATGGGCGGTAGCATGGGTTCGGTTGTGGGCGAAAAACTCACTCGCCTCATCGAACACGCCACTCAAGAACGCTTGCCCGTCGTCATTATCTGTGCTTCTGGCGGCGCGAGGATGCAAGAGGGGATGTTAAGTCTAATGCAGATGGCAAAAATCTCCGGCGCGCTGCATCGCCATCGAGAAGCTCGATTGCTTTATATTCCCGTCCTGACTCACCCGACCACGGGAGGAGTCACGGCAAGTTTTGCCATGCTCGGAGATATTATTCTGGCAGAACCCAAGGCAACCATCGGGTTTGCAGGCAAGCGGGTCATCGAGCAAACACTGCGAGAAAAGCTGCCCGAAGGCTTCCAGACTTCTGAATATCTCCTCCAGCACGGATTTATAGACGCGATCGTGCCTCGAACCCAGTTGAAGAAAACTCTGGCGCAGTTGATTAGTCTCCATCAACCTTTCTTCCCCGTGCTTCCTCACCTAAGTGCAGAACACCAGCATCGGGATGAATTGGTTAAGTTAGATTCAACCCAAATTTAGCGTGAGTTCGACAGACTGGTTCAAGAGGCATTCAGCAAGGGAGTTGATGCTGATGATTGCCTTCCCTTACCCTTTCCCCTTTCCCCCTTGCCTCGATCGCTTGAAAACACTGTCATCGAACTCACGTAAGGCTTTCGAGATTGGCAAAATGTCATTCACACAGAAGATGGCGCGGCGCGGGAAAGCGGACATCCCAACGCCAACACTTTGAAAAACTACTCGCAAGGCATCAGCATACTCAGTTGTACAACAATGTCATCAATCGTTTTGGAGAGAGCTTTTCCTGAGAGTCTGGGATGATTGCCGATGATGCTGAAAACTAGCGTTCCGTAGCGAGGATGCTCGACATAGCCAGATAAAGCCCTCACGCCCTTTAAAGTTCCTGTCTTAGCATGAACCATGCCTTGGGCTGGAGTATAGCGCATTCGATCTCTGAGCGTGCCGCTCATGCCTGCAACGGGTAAGGAAGCCAGAAAAATGTCTTTTCCTTGAGCATGGTACATTGCCTTGAGCGTCGAAACTATCGCTCTAGGCGTGGCAGCATTGCGCCTAGACAAACCAGAACCGTCCGCCAAACGATAACCATTGGGACTTACGCCTAACTGAGATAAAGCGCTTTTAGCAGCTTCAGCTCCGCCAATGAAACGAAATAAGACATCTGCGTAGTTGTTATTGCTTCTTTGATTGGTAATGGTTATCCACTCGCCGATCGATCGCGATCGAATAGTGCCATCAGGATCTAGTCTTTGCAGGGCAGCAGCAGTGGTAAATAATTTGGTATTAGAAGCAGGGATAAAATATTTATCGGCATTATGACTGTATAAAACTGTGCCATCACTCAAAGATTCGACGAGAATTCCCCAATTATTGGAATAATTGCCGATAATAGAGTTAATGCCGGGTTCTAGGAAAGCCGCGCATATCCCATTGGTTGAATTTTCTGGTGGGGGAACGTAAATATCTATAGCGTCTGCCCCGTTATAGAAAGTTGAAACAGTTTCATTAGCTAGGGCAGGATTTGACCAAGCGAAAGTCGCTGCCGTCATTAATGCCAGTGGAGTCAGCCGATGTTTTTTTTGATGCATGCGTTTTCTGGGGTGAGTAGCAGATTTAAGACTCTAGATTGTATCAGTTAACGAGAGAGTAGCGGTTTTAGCCATTCTCGAATTTTATCGAACAAATTGGCGTTATTTTTGATACTCATTCGTTCTGCCATGGAAGGAAATGGATGGAGAGATTGGTAGCGTTCGTAGGCGACATTAATTCGGGAAGTTACTTGCGTGGCATAGGGATGCTTGTTCAGATCGGGATGCCAGAGACGAATTAGGTTTTTATAGGCTCTCTCTACCTTTATGGGATCGGCAGAGGGAGATACCCCCAAAATTTTCCACCAAGGACTCGATTCATCGGCGATGAAGTCCTCCAAAACGGATCGATCTTCATCGAGCATTTGTTGAATCTTGTTCCAGGAGCTTCCATAACAGACTCGATAAACGGTATCCAATGCCTCTATACCAATTTGCTGGCTGGCTAACTCGTGCCACTCTTTGAAAGCTCGACGCATGGCTATCTGCACGCGCCAATCTAGATTGGCAAACTTGCCATCATCCATAGAGTCTGCAAAAGCTACCAATAAGTTCCCAACTTCTTTGGCACTTTTAAGGGACTTGCAGAATAAATCTTTTCCTTCTCCTAAAGCTGACAAAACTTGTTTGGCATAGCCTTTCGGTTCGGGTAACGTTAGCAGCAGCGACAACTCGCGACAAACCTTATCGGATTCGGGTTTATCTTTCCATTCCCAATAATGAATGCCCGGTTTTCCCAGTTGCCGAGTGTAAAACTCCTGCCAAAACTCAGTTGCAATACAAGCTAGAGGAGTCATTAAAGGAGTCGCCAATTCATAGACTTGACCTTTGAGGGCAGTTTCTGGAGCATCTTCTAGAAGACAAGCCAAAGGAGTCATGATAGGAGTGGCGAGTTGATAAGCTTGACCTCTCAAAGAGGATCGCGGGGCATCTTCTAAAAGACAAGCGAGTCGGTAGAATTTTCCTTTGGGAACGATTTGAGAGCGTTTAGGAATCTTGGCATGGGAGCGATCGCGAGAGGAATTTTTAGACGTATAGCTAATTACAGAAGTCGTGCAAATGCTTAAACCAAATAAAAAGAAACTCAGTAGGAGATTTTCATCGATAGGAATGACTCCCATGGCAATTTTCCTCGCGCGAGTGAGGCAGGCAGCTTTGACAAGATATTTACCAGATTTTTACCAGACTCAAGGGGGTTTTGGCAATGTCGCTTTTATATTTTCTTACTTAAAAAGCCTTACACCCAGAGCCGCTGACTAATTGCGAACCGACGTAGACTCCCACGCAGCGGAGGAGCATCGGCGAATCGGTATAAGATGGGGGTCGCGATCGCAAACCCTATCCGTACAAATTAATCTTGGATTTCGTTGCTCAAAAGCGACTTGCTACGAAACGCAGCGATCCTTCAATCTATACAGACTTTTTAGGTTAATTATGTTTACTTTATTTATTGCTCCAAAAAATTAATAAAAATTTTGATAAAATTTAGCATCTTTACATTTCTTTTATTTTATTAAGCAACGCCAATCTTTCTGCATAACATAGAAATGTAGAAATATTATATTTAAACCAATATGTTTTCTTTAAAAAAAACTATAGCCTCTCTAGCTGGAATTTTGCTGAGTTCCGTGACTGCTACTCCAGCTTTAGCAGAACTCTCAGTCGCGGAAATTAACTCAATTGCCAGGCAAACAACTGTTATTATTGCACCCGGACTAACACCAGAATTAGTCAAAGCTTTAGAAGAAAATCGCAATAATCCTCTAGCCAGAGAAAATAACCCAGATGGAGTTTGGAATCCTGGTTCGGGAGTCATCGTTGCCAGAAAAGGAACAACTTACTATGTTTTAACCGTTACCCATAACTTTAAACAAAATGATTTAGAACAAAATTTGTCCTATGGCATTCGCACCTGGGATGGCAAAGTTCATGTAGTCGAACAAGCCAATGATGGTAGAAAGTGCCCATTGATAGACGTACCATCTCTAAAACCCGTAACGAGATTCGGCTGTTATTCGATCGCGATTCCCAATAGAGTAGCAGGTCCCGATCTGGCTGTTGTTAGCTTTGAGAGCGAGCAAGAATATCCCGTCGCGTCCCTAGGTAACCCAAGCAAGATCGCAGGTACTGAAAGGATTTATGTGTCGGGGTGGCCCGATCCAGAAAAAGAACGAGATCCCCAGACAGGCAAGTGCCGGGGAAGGGTAGCTCGTCGTCAACGACGTTTGACTTGGGGCCCCGTCACCAGAATGATTCAACCAACCGAAGGTCAAAATGGCTATAGTATTTTTTATATCGATCGGACTCGTCCAGGGATGAGTGGCGGTCCTGTGTTCGATAGCAACGGCTTAGTCATTGGCGTTCACGGTCGAGGATCGGCGGACAAAGGGCAGCTATTGAGTCAATACTGTTCTCTGAATGCAATCCAGGGTAAGCTGGCGTTAGAGTCGGAAGATGTAACTAAGACGGTATCGGAAGCAGCCACCTACGAACCCCCAATTCTACATACTCGCTTTAGCAGCGCGCAAAATTTGAATAACTTTTTGACCTTGTGGGAGCAGCTAAAAATTAACCTCCCGTTTAATTGGCAGATTCCTTCGCGAGACTTCATTCAAAGAGCGCTATCTCCTATTCAAACCAATACGAGTGACAGTGGCGTTCTTGATATAGCTGTCGAGAAAGATATTACAGGAGCAATTGAGGATTCTGAGGATGTTGTAGAGGATATCTACGATCTTTACACGTTCAAGCTAGAAAATCAACTCAGAGATGAGCCATCGGCAGGATGTGCCAGTATTCTGCTGGGTGACGAACGAGAACGCTGCCGCAGAGATCGCTAATCTAATAGTTTTCAACTCATAGCTATTCTGGCGTTGCATATTAGCGGAATGATTTGAGGAATATTTCTTTGCGTCTTTGCAACGGACTATATTTCCATGATTATGCAACGCCAATTTTTCCGATCGCTTAAAGAGTCATTAAGGATTTTCACAATTTTCTATCCCATTAGAGCTAAGTTCGATAGAATACCTCCAATTTAAAATTAAGTGTGAGGGGGAACGATGAGGGGAAAGCTTTTCTTGCTCGGTAGTTTACTATGGCTTTTACTTCCATCTGTCGTTCGGGCAGAGCCTTTTCAAGAAATAAATTTAGAGGCGATCGCATCCAATTTTGAGAAAAATAAGTTATCAGCTCCTCGACTGCGATCGACTAATTGGAGCCAATTTTCTGACATAAATCTTAACAGTTTTGATGCTCAACTGTCAGCTGAGAATTTAGAAAATCGTGCCCTCCCTCGCGTCGCTCAGCTCAAAACAGACAACCCAATCGTTCCGGCAACGACAGAAATAGAAGCAGAATCTCTCGCTCAGTTCAATGATGAGTCATTAGCGATCGACATTTTCTCTGACGATATCGTAGAACAGGTGACCAATGTCTCTCAGTTGCGAGACGTGCAGCCAACTGAATGGGCGTATGAAGCGCTGCGATCGCTTGTAGAACGATATGGCTGTATTGCTGGCTATCCTGACGGGACTTTTCGGGGCAACCGGGCAATGAGTCGCTATGAATTTGCTGCCGGATTAAACGCTTGTATTAATACAATGGAGCGTCTGATCCAAGAAAATGTCTCCATCCTGCGCGAAGACCTTGAGGTACTGAAGCGGTTGGGCAAGGAATTTGAAACCGAACTGGCTGCCTTGGGAGGTCGAATGGACAACCTGGAAGGTCGCGTTGCTTTCTTAGAAGACCATCAATTCTCGACGACGGTCACGATGAATGGAGAGGTAATTTTTGGACTCGCAACCGTCTTTGGGGGCGATCCGCCAGGAGGATGTTTAGTCTTGCCAGACGATACTGGATTTTTTTTCGGGGCAGTCGATGCAACAGGAGATGTCAATACTAATGATGAAGTTGACTGTACAGATCGGAACGAGCCAGACAGAAATACAGTCCTGGCTTATCTAGCACGTATAGGATTGCAGGCTTCATTTACGGGTAAAGACCGCCTTCGCATGTTTTTAACAACTGGCAATTTTGATGACGGCGGTTTTACCCAACCTGAATCGCTGAATACCTACATGGCTCGCTTAGGCTATCAAGCAGGTTTGAACAACAATGTATTCTTGGACATACTGGAGTATCGATTTCCCATTTTTGACGATCGGGTCGTTATCTCCGCCATTCCCTATGGTTTTAACTTAAGCAGCGTTCTCAGTGCTAACTCTCCCTACTTTGATATCGGACGAGGTGCCATTTCTCGTTTCGGACAACTCAATCCTATTTTGAGAATCGGCGGACCTATGGAAACCGGGGTTGGGATAGATTGGTTGATTGCCGAACCGGTGCGTCTGCAAGTCGCCTATGGGAGTAGAAATAGCAGCGATCCGGAGGGAGGCTTTGTCGGAGCAGACCATAGCGCCCTCGGCGTGCAAGTATTGGTGCAACCATTTGAGACAGTTGCTGCTGGAATTACTTACGTAAACGCCTACTCTGGTGATGGAACCTTGGGAACATTTACTGGAAGCGTTAATGCAGAAACGGGTGGATTATGGGCTGGTTCATCTATTCCTGATAGTATCTTAGGAAACCCCAATAATCCTCAAGTTGGCGCAGAATCAGGCTTTGGGGCTTGCTGTGGAAATTTTATCGGAGATTTTCCCGCCCAAATTAATGCTGTTGGCGGCAGCTTGCAATGGCGAATAACAGAGAATCTGATCTTTGGGGCTTGGGGAGGGTACATTTTTACTAATTTCTTAAAGTCACTTCCTAACGATCCCGTGCTTGGGGATTCTGCTGGGCAGAAGCCTTTTGCGAACGCTGCTACCTTTGCGGTTTCTTTGGGACTTTCCGATCCGTTTGGTCGAGAGGGAGATTTACTTAGCTTTATTTTTGGTATGCCCCCCAAATTAGTTGATGCGGGACCTGAGACGCAGGGTACGCCCGTACCCTTTTTTGAACAGGTCGTTAGAGATGAAGATCCAACCACAGTAACCGATAATAACCCCAACTTAAATACGGTTGGCGAAAGAAATTTGAATGCATTGCCAAAAAAAGTTGGACAGGAAGATGAAGCGACTTCGCTTCACTTTGAGGTTTTCTATCGCTTTAAAATCAATGACAATATCTGGATTACACCAGGCGTTTTTATGGTCACTAATCCAGGACACATTGACAGCAACGATACCATTTTTGTTGGAACTATCCGCACGACTTTTCGTTTCTGAGCAGTTCAGTTCTCATACCAAGTTCCACTCAAAGATATTATATTAAATCCGGTTGAACGATCGTAATACCCAGTAGTGCGACCATCTTGGTCGCGAGCAGGAATGATTGGCGAGCGGGAATGATTGGCGAGCGGGAATGATTGGCGAGCGGGAATGATTGGCGAGCGGGAATGATTGGCGAGCAGGAATGATTGGCGAGCGGGAATGATTGGCGAGCGGGAATGATTGGCGAGCGGGAATGATTGGCGAGCGGGACGCTCGCACTACATACTAATTAAACGGATTTGATATTACCTGTTATTCTGAGCGATCGCGAAGCATCTCCGAGATCGTTAGCTATCGCGAACGATGACATTTTCAAACGCAACTTAGTACGGAACTTTCAGCATACAAATGTATTAAAACAGGACTTAAAGCCTTGCTTCGCAGGACTTTAAACCTATGTACTGATTAACTCCTGTGTCCATGTAAACTCTTGTTTAATTTTAGCGATCGCGGTATAGTCAAAGAATAGGTGCGATTGCCTTAAAACACGCTTTAGATACGCCTAACTAGAGATTGTACCCAGTAACAGGGTCTTTCAAAATTGATGGAAGCTTCTCTGAATAGGGCTTTCGTTGATTTTTCAATCTGAAAGTTCCGTTAGTATCACAAGCCATCGGTGGCAGGAAGCGAGCGATTATCGTTTCCCTGTATTTGCTGTAACCGTTCTAAGGCGTTAATAGCGGGTTGAAATCGCGGATCGAGATCGCGGGCTTTCATATAAGAATCTCGCGCCTCTTGAAAGCGACCCCATCGTTCCAAAGCCAATCCTCGGTTCATCCAGACAAAGGGATCTGACGGTTGCAGCCCTACGGCTTTGTTAAAGGAAGCTAGAGCTTCAGCGCGTCGGTTGAGCGAGGAGAGAGCAATTCCTCGACCGCTCCAAGATTGGTGGTCGCTCGGCTCGATTTGTAAAGCGCGATCGAAAGACGCGATCGCATCTTTGTGACGATTGGCTTGAGAGAGGGCTAAGCCGCGATCGCGCCAAGCATGATAAAAATTGGGACTGATGGCGATCGCCCTGTCATAGGATTCGATCGCTCCAGCAAAGTCTTTTTTGCCATCGCGCAACAAGGAACCGCGATTGTGCCAAGTCAGATAAGATTCCGGTCTGATTTCAAGAGCTTTGTCAAAGGCTGTCAAGACTTCATCGTAGCGTCCCAAAGGAAAGAGAGCATTGCCTTTACTCAACCAAGCGAGATAGGAGTCCGGTTTGATTTTCAATGCTTTTTCATAGGAGGCGAGGGCATCTTCGGGACGCTGCAATTTAATTAACACGTTGCCGCGATCGACCCAAACCGTTACATTATTAGGTTTACGTTCTAGGTCTTTGTCGTAAGCAGCTAGCGCTTCTTGATAAACATCCAGCGCCTCTTTACGGCGACCTAAGTACTGTAGGGCTAAGGCTTTATTTTGCCAAAATTTAGGATCGAGCGGTTTAATTTCCTGCGCCTTATTCAAGACACCCAAAGCTTCTTCGTATCTGCGCAAGCCAATGAGAGCAATCCCTTTATCGCTGAGAGCTTCAGCGTAATTCGGTCTAATTCTGAGTGCTTCTTCCTGAACTGCTAACGCTTCTTGAGGACGCTCCAGTTTATACAAAGCTCTGCCTTTTCGATTTAAAGCTTCGGGATCGCGAGGCTTGAGACTCAGCGATTTATTATAGGCAGACAAAGCAGCCTCGTAACGTTCCAATCGATAGAGGACATCTCCTCGACCTTTCCAAGCACGAGCATCGCGAGGCTGTAATTCAATCGCTTTATCGTAGGCAGCCAGCGCCTCTTGATAGCGCTCTAGGGCAAACAAAGCTTCTCCTCGACCTTGCCAACCTTGTAAATTGTTGGGGCTGATGTCTAAAACTTGCTGAAAGATAGGGAGCGCCGCTTCGGGTTTTTCCTGCTGCATCAAACGATCGCCTTGATGCGCTATCAGCATCGGTCGCACAGTCGGACGAATAGTCTCTATGACTCCCAGAAGAAAACCTATCCCTGCCACAATTACCAAAAGATACCAAGGAGTTAAAAAGCGTCGCCTGCCGCGAGCGAACCTATCTGCTAAATCGGCGGCAGTTTCTCGTCTCGCTCTCGATGTAGAGGTTGGCGAAGATATGCGTTCGGACGTGGTAAGGAACCTGCTGGATTCCCCCAGCGCATTCAACACTTTGTTAGCAGAGGAGTAGCGCTTATTGACATCCAACTTCACCATCTTGTCTATGATTTTTGCTAGCTTCTGGCTTATCTGTACGTTTTCGTGCCAGATCGCCTCGCCCGTTTTTGGATCGGTCTGAAGTTGCTCTGGAGATGTTCCGGTAAGCGCTTGGATAGCAGTCATTCCTAAAGCATAGATATCGCTGCTATAGGTTGGTCTACCCGCCATTTGCTCTGGAGGCATATAGCCCTTCGTTCCTACTATCC
It includes:
- a CDS encoding A24 family peptidase, whose protein sequence is MDIMVVAIASIFAFALGACIGSFLNVVVYRIPANLSLIHPPSRCPHCLHRLGATENIPVFGWLWLRGRCRWCRTPISMRYPLVEAATGLLFVLVYWKFGLNLTAVSYWTLLSWLLALSLIDLDTMTLPNALTQSGLVVGLGFHTLQGWQEGHIANYLMLGIGSAVLGIWLFDAIRLIGSIAYGQTAMGGGDPKLAATIGAWLGWKYLLVTGFLACAAGALIGGVAIAFGRLNRRQPMPFGPFLALGAVLTVFFGNEIVSSYLKIFFPLGSW
- the dacB gene encoding D-alanyl-D-alanine carboxypeptidase/D-alanyl-D-alanine-endopeptidase — encoded protein: MHQKKHRLTPLALMTAATFAWSNPALANETVSTFYNGADAIDIYVPPPENSTNGICAAFLEPGINSIIGNYSNNWGILVESLSDGTVLYSHNADKYFIPASNTKLFTTAAALQRLDPDGTIRSRSIGEWITITNQRSNNNYADVLFRFIGGAEAAKSALSQLGVSPNGYRLADGSGLSRRNAATPRAIVSTLKAMYHAQGKDIFLASLPVAGMSGTLRDRMRYTPAQGMVHAKTGTLKGVRALSGYVEHPRYGTLVFSIIGNHPRLSGKALSKTIDDIVVQLSMLMPCE
- the thrC gene encoding threonine synthase, with the translated sequence MEIKPLTPQKSTDESISEFRLQKTTFGWQGLIEAYRPYLPVSAATPVVTLLEGNTPLIPVPYISQLISRGVRVFVKYDGLNPTGSFKDRGMTMAISKAKEAGAKAVICASTGNTSAAAAAYARRAGMRAFVLIPDGYVAMGKLAQALVYGAEVIAIEGNFDQALKIVRELSDNYPITLVNSVNPYRLEGQKTAAFEIVDVLGNAPDWLCIPVGNAGNISAYWMGFCQYRQQEKCDRLPKMMGFQAAGAAPFISGQPIPHPETIATAIRIGNPANWEKALAAKEASQGEFNAVTDAEILEAYRILASHEGVFCEPASAASVAGLLKVRDRVPSHATVVCVLTGNGLKDPDCAIKNSNNAVRSGVAPDLSAVAKVMGFEQGVSD
- a CDS encoding J domain-containing protein; the protein is MGVIPIDENLLLSFFLFGLSICTTSVISYTSKNSSRDRSHAKIPKRSQIVPKGKFYRLACLLEDAPRSSLRGQAYQLATPIMTPLACLLEDAPETALKGQVYELATPLMTPLACIATEFWQEFYTRQLGKPGIHYWEWKDKPESDKVCRELSLLLTLPEPKGYAKQVLSALGEGKDLFCKSLKSAKEVGNLLVAFADSMDDGKFANLDWRVQIAMRRAFKEWHELASQQIGIEALDTVYRVCYGSSWNKIQQMLDEDRSVLEDFIADESSPWWKILGVSPSADPIKVERAYKNLIRLWHPDLNKHPYATQVTSRINVAYERYQSLHPFPSMAERMSIKNNANLFDKIREWLKPLLSR
- the accD gene encoding acetyl-CoA carboxylase, carboxyltransferase subunit beta, with the translated sequence MSLFDWFANRQKAEPSTQQKQEREIADGLWTKCQACGVLAYTKDLKANQLVCSECGNHMFVDSDERIRQLIDANTWKLLGENLCPTDPLQFRDRKAYSDRLKDMQEKTGLQDAVQTGTGLIDGLPVALGVMDFRFMGGSMGSVVGEKLTRLIEHATQERLPVVIICASGGARMQEGMLSLMQMAKISGALHRHREARLLYIPVLTHPTTGGVTASFAMLGDIILAEPKATIGFAGKRVIEQTLREKLPEGFQTSEYLLQHGFIDAIVPRTQLKKTLAQLISLHQPFFPVLPHLSAEHQHRDELVKLDSTQI
- a CDS encoding serine protease; its protein translation is MFSLKKTIASLAGILLSSVTATPALAELSVAEINSIARQTTVIIAPGLTPELVKALEENRNNPLARENNPDGVWNPGSGVIVARKGTTYYVLTVTHNFKQNDLEQNLSYGIRTWDGKVHVVEQANDGRKCPLIDVPSLKPVTRFGCYSIAIPNRVAGPDLAVVSFESEQEYPVASLGNPSKIAGTERIYVSGWPDPEKERDPQTGKCRGRVARRQRRLTWGPVTRMIQPTEGQNGYSIFYIDRTRPGMSGGPVFDSNGLVIGVHGRGSADKGQLLSQYCSLNAIQGKLALESEDVTKTVSEAATYEPPILHTRFSSAQNLNNFLTLWEQLKINLPFNWQIPSRDFIQRALSPIQTNTSDSGVLDIAVEKDITGAIEDSEDVVEDIYDLYTFKLENQLRDEPSAGCASILLGDERERCRRDR